One window from the genome of Alnus glutinosa chromosome 13, dhAlnGlut1.1, whole genome shotgun sequence encodes:
- the LOC133854897 gene encoding abscisic acid receptor PYR1 yields the protein MEKGERSMAEQDTEESHDNMAHHVAVPPGLTQDEFDELRRFVTEFHTYGIGTGQCSSLLAQRINAPLRTVWSVVRRFDKPQAYKHFIKSCEVGDNFRMTVGCTRDVNVISGLPAATSTERLDILDDDRLVTGFSITGGEHRLRNYRSVTSVHEVEHDGKIWTVVLESYAVDVPEGNTEEDTRLFADTVVKLNLQKLASVAEGIARDGDGR from the coding sequence ATGGAGAAAGGCGAGAGATCAATGGCGGAGCAAGATACAGAGGAATCGCACGACAACATGGCCCACCACGTGGCAGTCCCGCCCGGGTTGACCCAGGACGAGTTCGACGAGTTGAGGCGGTTCGTGACCGAGTTCCACACCTACGGAATCGGCACCGGCCAATGCTCTTCCCTACTCGCACAGCGCATCAACGCGCCCCTACGCACCGTGTGGTCCGTCGTTCGCCGCTTCGACAAGCCCCAGGCCTACAAGCACTTCATCAAGAGCTGCGAGGTCGGCGACAACTTTAGGATGACCGTCGGGTGCACCAGGGACGTGAATGTTATCTCCGGGCTACCGGCTGCCACGAGTACGGAGAGGCTGGACATACTGGACGATGACCGGCTCGTCACGGGGTTTAGTATTACCGGCGGGGAGCACCGGTTGAGGAATTACCGGTCGGTCACCTCGGTGCACGAGGTGGAGCACGACGGGAAGATCTGGACCGTTGTTTTGGAGTCCTACGCTGTGGATGTTCCCGAGGGGAACACCGAGGAGGACACGCGTCTGTTCGCGGACACCGTCGTGAAGTTGAATCTCCAGAAGCTGGCGTCAGTCGCCGAAGGGATAGCCCGTGACGGTGACGGTAGGTGA
- the LOC133853734 gene encoding phosphopantothenoylcysteine decarboxylase-like — MQTSSETRLAPPQNVVAYSEPVSAEGEPMQVNTAPRKPRILLAASGSVAAIKFGHLCSCFAELAEVRAVATQASLHFIDRAALPKDVVLYTDEDEWSSWKKIGDSVLHIELRRWADILVIAPLSANTLGKIAGGLCDNLLTCIVRAWDYNKPFFVAPAMNTLMWNNPFTERHLMSIDELGISLIPPVTKRLACGDYGNGAMAEPSLIYSTVRLFLESKIQQAGSNTQ, encoded by the exons ATGCAAACCTCTTCTGAGACTCGCTTGGCTCCACCTCAAAAT GTTGTGGCATACTCAGAACCTGTAAGTGCAGAAGGGGAGCCAATGCAAGTCAATACTGCTCCTAGGAAGCCACGGATTCTACTTGCTGCTAGTGGAAGTGTAGCAGCCATAAAGTTTGGACATCTCTGCAGTTGTTTTGCTGAATTGGCAGAAGTAAGAGCAGTTGCCACACAGGCATCTTTACATTTCATAGATAGGGCGGCACTTCCAAAGGATGTAGTTCTTTATACTGATGAGGATGAATGGTCTAGTTGGAAGAAAATTGGCGATAGCGTGCTTCACATTGAGCTGCGCCGATGGGCTGATATTTTAGTTATTGCCCCATTGTCAGCCAACACACTTGGCAAG ATCGCCGGGGGATTGTGTGACAACTTACTGACATGCATTGTGCGAGCATGGGATTACAACAAGCCTTTCTTTGTTGCACCTGCCATGAACACGTTGATGTGGAACAATCCTTTCACGGAACGACATCTCATGTCAATCGACGAGCTTGGCATTTCTCTCATTCCACCTGTCACGAAGAGGCTGGCTTGTGGGGATTATGGCAACGGTGCAATGGCTGAACCATCTCTAATATACTCAACAGTAAGGCTTTTCTTAGAGTCGAAGATTCAACAAGCTGGCAGTAATACTCAGTAA